The genome window AAGAGCCTTCTGCCTGCAATTGGAGCCCTTTCAATCTTTTCGCAGCCCATAACCATTACATCTGGAAGCTCTCCAGTTAGCTATAGTTTCCCGGTTCAAAAACAGAAAGTTGTATTTACCAGCATCAGAACATGAGGTTCTGGCTTCTTCCAGACCTAGTAACTGTAATTTCCCAGTTTGTCTGAACCATGGAATGATGGTTAATTGGCAACGTTTGATTGCTGCATgctgggaaggaaggagagaagggGTTGTATGCGTAGGCAAAAGATTTGCATGTATCTCAGCTTAAGAATTCAAGATACAAGTTTCTGAGCAGAGCCTGTCTCTTTTGAAGGGGTCTCACAATGGTAATGATGTACTGTTGGCCCAGTAAAAGAGGGGGAGAAGCCCCCAGCAATGACCCATCCAGGAAAATGTCAGGTCCTGCAGTTTTGACAAGCAGTCATCGTTGCTCTATAAGTTACCCTTCTCCTGGGGCTGTAGCAGGGCCATGTCTTTAGCATTGGCTATCTCCCTCCCTTTTTGAGCAGGATCGGTATTTTTCCTTCCTGTGCTCTCTATGTGCTAGTTTGTTTGCTTGCTCTAGAATATGTCTAATTCAATTCACAACTGCAAGGCAGTGTTCCAAGATACTTAAATTGTGGCGTTATCCTTAACCTGTCGCTTCTTAATTTAGGCTTCAACCGCGGTGGCTACAACCAGAATCGCTGGGGTGGTGGAAAccgagacaacaacaacaatcggGGCAATTACAACCGGAACAACCAGCAGCCGAGCAGCTATAGCCCGGCACGGAACCAGAACGCttacaagagcagcagcagcagcaacattgcCTCTGCTCCACCTGCTCCTGCCCCTGCCGCACCTCCCAGTACTTACAATCCGGGACCACAGGTAAGGGTTCGTGTGGGTGCATGTCCCTGAGGCCAGGCTGCTGCTTTGGGAAGCACCAGAAACATTCTTCGGGGAGGCCAAAGGAGTTGGAAGTGGcagctcctctcctcctcctgcttgtgCCATTGCAAACACCCCGTCATCTTCTCTGCAGGTCATTTTCCCACTCCTGTTGTTCTAGGGCAggagtagccaacctggtgccccccagatgtcatggacttcaactcccgtcagccttgactgttggccttgctggctggggctgatgggagtttaaagTCCACCACAACTAGAGGGCACCCGGTGTGCTACCCCTGTTCTAAATAAAAGGTGTGCTTCATGACTCCCAAGTCCACAAAAGCTTTTGCCGTCATTCTTTTACGTATTTACAGCTCCCTCCCTAACAGATATTATAGGAAGGGCCTGCGCAGCATGTAATATGCCTGTCCTTTGGTGGTGTTGGGTGGGGTGGAAAATACCGTGgatgtgcatgaggaggaggagtttGGCTGAGACCAAGAGTGACTTACCTATCTGTATAGGTCAACAGTGCTATctgatgcatgtttacttggaagtaagtcccattgtgttcagtgggcttGCTTCCAGGTGAGTGCAGGGATGTAGCGaccgggggggggaatgaaggcATTGCCCCCCGCAATGATAATTCTGCCCTCCCAAATGAAATTTTTCTTCAgtcccaaatttctagcattgcagcaACTTAAAACTTcacttgagcttttagaaatatcgTTTAGGCATCCAGAGAGAGGgtcagggcaaagttaccaagggaatgcagcGACAGTGTTGTATTCTGTTAATAATAAGTTTGTGTTTAAGACGTTTGTTTGGAGCAGGGCCCAAGAGTTGAGGGGAGGAGCTGAGAGGAGACGAAAAAGGGCAGGAGGGAATTAGGCCAAGAATGTGACTGGATGTGATCAATACAGTTCTCCTCAGGAATCCACAGTATCTTTATCTCACGGATGAAAGGGGGTAGATACCAAACATAGCAAATATAAGTGTTAAAAGCGTGAATGAAGcaaacacaaatcttgatggatgaaGGAGggagctggcaaccctaagggtttgcaattggaggaaggcaaggtgggaaggacagtattgttctgcactgcagagcatctcgcGCATTTTTGCCAATTTAATGATTTCCCCACTAAAATTTAGTGTTTTCAGGTGTATGTCTAGTGGCGAATTTTCCTGTCTAGTGGGAAATCTAGTTTTTGTTCTCTGGGCCTTGCTCCTCTCTTTTTTTGTGGGGGTGTAAAACCAGTGAGTAGAGTAAAACGGTTCATTTGTATTCTCCACAGCAGAGCTATACCCAGCCCTACAACCCCCCATCCAGCTACAGCCAAGGAGGTTATGCCCCGACCTACAACTACGGGAGCTACAGCAGTTACAGCCAAAGCTACACCCAGCCCCCACCGCCCCCAgctccagccccagccccagctccagccccagccccagccccaccaACCTATAATCAGCCCAACTACAACCAGTACCAACAGGTAAGTGAGGAGAAGAGGAGAAATCTGGAAGTAAACCACATTCGTCTCAGTGAGGCTTATTTCTGAGCGGAGATGCCTATAGGTTGCACTAGTCAGATGTAAAGGGTCACAGACTTGTGTTCGTAAGCAACTCTGGGAGCCTTCTTTGGCTACAGAGTGGTGTGAAAATGcttttaataacaataataataatgccccaGGATGGCTGCttcaattaatattaatattattattaattatcacagaattccctgggaagagagattgattgttaaaccgctctgggtattgtagctctgtgaggggaacaggggtctcctaacaactctcagaaccctacAGCACCTCTCAGaaccctacagttcccaggatgcttagGAGGACACCATGACTGTTGAAACCGGTATAAGAGTATTGTAAATACGTTGTGCAGGCGGGGCCTTAGTCTTCTTATAGGAACATATTGTTCTGATTCTGCTTTAAGCAGAGAATAGTTTGCTGAGCAGTCCTTTGCATAATTTGAGAAGCATcttcagtgattttttttaaatcaatcatTCACTTATTTTTAAATTGGGTGTGGGAGACCTTTTTATTTCCTTATGGGGGGGCAGGTGCCAATACGGCACAGACAGaagcaacagtgggtggagcagtGGACGGGACTCTCAACTTTGCACagaaggccacattccagccatgcaaaagtcagtggTTTCTACACACTGTGCACACTTCTGCATCCAAGCAAGAAATATTGACCCAGTTCAAGGacctattccagccaggcaaaagcactcaaggaaggttCAGAGCAGAGCTGGGAGGGTgtggccagatggagaggcctggagggtcttgttcaggcctgaggttccctaactctgtttttaactcgtGGATGAGAATTGGGAGAAAGTTTTCCGTTCATGGGTGCTTCGATCCATAATGACAAGCTGATTCCTTCCCCGTACAGTACGCCCAGCAGTGGAGCCAGTACTATCAAAACCAGAGCCAGTGGCCCCCGTACTACGGCAGCTACGACTACGGGAACTACTCAGGCACATCGCAGGGAGGCTCCAGCACTCAGTGATGGCACCGGGTCATCCTTGGAGAGAGCAGCTTGCTGCGCCCCTTTtggcaagtttttttttaacttgaagGTGGGCATTTCTGTCTTGGGAGACCCAGGAGGGAAGTAGTCTCTCTGCCCAGATTTCCTCTCTGTAGTTTAACCTTCTCCatccaggtgccctccagaggctTTGGgctatctcccatcagccccagccagcacagctgtgctaacgggggctgatgggagttgtagtccaaaacctctaaagggcaccaggttgggggaggctgctgtAGTTTTTGAGGGTGGCTGCATTTTTACCTGTAAAGCTAGAGGCATGCGTCCTTTCCTTTGTACCATCCCTCATGAGGAAGTTacattatttctctctcttgttgAAGACTTTCCCCCCGTTTTTgatttccaaaagaaaaaaaagctagAATGTTCAGTCTCACATCCTTGTGCTTTTTAGGCCCAGAATCCACCCTAATACCAGACTTCCTACAGTAGTTGGGTGGGGGCAGTTCTGCAAGGACCCCTCTTAGGATTTATCACCACCCTCTCTCTTGAACCCACCTCACACAACTCTGCTAGTGATCATAAATTCCAGACATTTTGGAAATCCTGCAGTTTGGTGTCACCCATCTTTGAGGTGTTTTTATCTGTCTTTTCTGCAAATAACTattaaaactggagggagaagagaTGGCTGTCTTAGGgtaattatgatttttttttttagatttttctgTAACTTTTTACTGTGGGTCAGCAGCTGTTAATATTTTCATCAAGGTAACAATTCCTTTTTGCTCAATACAGGAGAGAAGAAaacaaaagaggggggaaatcatctTAAATGTGTAACTTTTTATACAATGTCTAAGTTTCTGTAACTTTGCACATGCTTTGTGATGAGTTGAATTGTAACAGCTTTTTGTATTTGGAGAAAAAAAGAGTGAATATTGAACTTTAAACCTTTTGTTGGTGTCTTGTGTAATTCTCCCGCCTCCCTTACCCCCACATTCTCACTTCAGCATTTAAAAGCTGTAACCCGCACACAGGTGATTGTTCTCTTTAAGCTTTAAAACTTTTcaattgaagtcacccattactatagCACTCCCTCTCCATTGGATACCTTCttgattttattttccatttcaTGATCACCCTGGCTATTTTGGTGGTGGTGAAACGACAATATTAAGTCTCCAGTACTAAATTGCTCTTGGTGATACCAGCCCCAAGAATAATTTAGTACTGTGGACTTAATATTGCCCCCGTTTCCAAAATATCCTAGATACCCTAAATAACTAATACTTGGAAGAGTTGATCATATAACTGACCAAAGGGGTGGTGACCCTGGACTGAATTTTAAGTGATGCCCACAACCTGATGCAAGATGTGTTGTTGAAttgattgggaacagtgaccacggAGTGATTGCAAATTCAACATAAATGTAAGTGGAcaattacaaataaaaaaaagataaaagtggGTCAGAGTTTTCCAGAATGCTTGAGATTGTGCAGTAACATTAAAATGAAAACCTTAACATGAAAGAGAGCAAGTTAAAACCTTTGATAAGTAATTAAAAgccaaatgaaataaaaacatttttgctgcCTACTTAAAAGTTGGCAGGGATGGGGCCAGTCTACCTTCCCTAGAGTGGCTGCCACAAACAAAGCCGTCTACATTTTCCCACCAATAGAACCTCTTGGTGGTGTGACATAGCAGAGGATCTGAAGATACTGTGTCTGGGCAGGTTCAGGTAGAGGTGGTTTTTCCCAGCCTTAATCTGTTTATAACTTTAtaagcaccagcaccttgaactaggACATATTACAACTTCAGTAATACGTcagacagaggaagctgccttatatcaaatcaAACAAACAGGCCAATTTAGCCCAGTTGGTCTAAACCAAAGTTGGGGAGCCACTTTCAGCTTGAGGGCTGGATCTGAAGGTGGCTAATTCTCCATGGACCATGTTGAccggtgggtggggccacccagCTATCAGTCACCTGATGCTATATGATGTCAGGCACAGGAAAAGTAGCTGcagaggaacaatcaggagtgcaCCCAGGATCAGGAGCTCCCAACTGTATGAAAGAGCAAAATGCCAAATTCAAATAGCACCAAAGGTAAATCTGGAGCCATAGCTTGGACTCTGCACTGTTCACAGCTGTGGCTTTTCCCATCCTGCACCTGATTCATATGAAAACTGGGCCTGGACTGGCCGAAATAACTTCATGGGTGTAGATTtcacactggcagtggctctccagggtttcggataGGAGTCTTTCTcggtcctatctggagatgctgaggactgaccTTGTGGGTGCAAAGATTTTGCTCTCCtaatgagctacagctcttccctgaaGCTCACAGTAACTTATCCAATGCCACATAcggagtctgaccattggtccacctagctcagtgtctatgctgactggcagtggccctacaggctttcagacaggaatctgATTGAACCTAGGGCTTTCCATATGCAAAACCTGTGCACGAATATTGACCTAGGGCCCTTCATTGAAGCTTATAGTAGCTTATCCAATGCCAGTGAATgggttaggaagctgccttatactgaggcagcccactggtccatctaggtcagtattgtcaacactggctggcagcagctttacAGGGATTCAGGCAGAAATTCTTCTGGTCctatctggggatgatggggacTGGACCAGGGAGCCGTTGTGCTCTACACAAGTGCTCTAGCACTGAGGTATGGCTGTCcacaacttaattttttaaatgctggaatgtgttggaggagagctttgcgcatatcatgaaCTGCCAAAAAGAccaacaattgggtgttagaacaaattaaaccagaactatcattagaagctaaaatgatgaaactgaagttatcatactttggacatatcatgagaagacatgataataataataataatatttaatttgtttgtcgcctatctggcaattagccactctaggtgacgtacattaaaaaagataaaatacaataatatcagatgcaatcacatcaataacaatagatagaaatactggacagtcatcaatacatataaaagcaattatattaacaacacacgatagatgacagactcatgacgatttacccatcccaaggacctcgaaggcttgttggaatagccacgtctttagggccttgcggaatacatctagggaaggggcttGTCGAAGATCAcgagagggagttccagagagtgggggccaccacagaaaaggctctctccctagtacccaccaacctagctgttttggttggcaggattgagagaaggccttgtgtggctgatctagttgggcggcataattggtggcggtggaggcgctctttcaggtaagctgggccgaaaccgtacagggttttaaaggttaaaaccaacaccttgaatcgggcccggaaaacaaccggcagccagtgtagattcactagaaaagacaataatgctgggaaaaacaagggagtagaaaaaaaggaaggccaaacaacagatggattgattctataaaggaagccgcagacctggacaagatccgaacagggactggaaagtggcgaatgtaacgccaatcttcaaaaagggatccagaggggatcccggaaattacaggccagttagcttaacttctgtccctggaaaactggtagaaagtattattaaagctagattaactaagcacatagaagaacaagccttgatgaagcagagccagcatggcttctgcaagggaaagtcctgtctcagtaacctattagaattctttgagagtgtcaacaagcatatagatagaggtaatccagtggacatagtgtacttagattttcaaaaagcgtttgacaaggtacctcaccaaaggcttctgaggaagcttagcagtcatggaataagaggagaggtcctcttgtggataagaaattggttaagaagcagaaagcagagagtaggaataaacggacagttctcccaatggagggctatagaaagtggagtccctcaaggatcggtattgggacctgtacttttcaacttgttcattaatgacctagaattaggagtgagcagtgaagtggccaagtttgctgatgacactaaattgttcagggttgttaaaacaaaaagggattgcaaagagctccaaaaagacctctccaaactgagtgaatgggcagaaaaatggcaaatgcaattcaatgtaaacaagtgtaaaattatgcatattggagcaaaaaatcttactttcacatatacgctcatggggtctgaactggcggtgaccgaccaggagagagacctcggggttgtagtggacagcacgatgaaaatgtcgacccagtgtgcggcagcagtgaaaaaggcaaattccatgctagcgataattaggaaaggtattgaaaataaaacagccgatatcataatgccgttgtataaatctatggtgcggccgcatttggaatactgtgtacagttctggtcgcctcatctcaaaaaggatattatagagttggaacaggttcagaagagggcaaccagaatgatcaaggggatggagcgactcccttacgaggaaaggttgcagcatatggggctttttagtttagagaaaaggcgggtcagaggagacatgatagaagtgtataaaattatgcatggcattgagaaagtggatagagaaaagtttttctccctctctcataatactagaactcgtggacattcaaagaagctgaatgttggaagattcaggacagacaaaaggaagtacttctttactcagcgcatagttaaactatggaatttgctcccacaagatgcagtaatggccaccagcttggacggctttaaaagaagattagacaaattcatggaggacagggctatcaatggctactagccgtgatggctgtgctctgccaccctagtcagaggcagcatgcttctgaaaatcagttgccggaagcctcaggaggggagagtgttcttgcactctggtcctgcttgcgggcttcccccaggcgcctggttggccactgtgagaacaggatgctggactagatgggccactggcctgatccagcaggctcttcttatgttcttaacagatgctattggagctcactgattcatagggtcgccatgaatcgtaatcgacttgaacacACACAAGATCTAAGAAAAGCAACACTTGctcctgcgggggggggggggagggggggcgaCCCAGTCCTGCGCTACCCAGTCCTGCGCTACCCAGTCCTGCGCTACTTTTGCGACGATTCTTTTTCCCTTAAAAGGGACGAGCCTTCTTGCAAAGAAACTGCCTGCGCGCTGCCCCGCCCCTTTTCTCCGCGGCCTTCCTCGCCATCCTATCGGCCTTTGCATTCCCTGTTATGAAATTGGAATCTTCCCGGAACCAAAGTCTCTTGGTGCTCCGTTCTCCCACAGCGGAGGATCCTGTTCTCTGGCGCAGCGCAGGAAACGGAAGCTCCTGTTAGCTTGTTTGGGTAGGTTCACCTTTTCCCGCGAACGGAAATCGGTGGCGTGGCATGGAAACGGGAGGGAATGACCCTCTGGAGCCACTCTCTCCAGGTGAGTGTCCCATTCTGGCGCGTCATCTGTATTTAGGACGCgggggtggtggtgctggtgTTGCATTAAAATGGGTCCTCGTCCTTTGGAAACGGCCATTCCACCCTTCTTCTTGCTGGTACCCTTAATTACGTATCTTTAGTCCAAGGAGAGACGAATAATTCCTGTATTTCCATCTCCTGTTCTACCTTGGGAGAGAGTATGAGTCAAGCCAAACAACTGCCCCATTTAGCCGAGTATTATCTATGCTGAGTGCTAACGACTcccctgggtttcagacaggaattctTTCCCGGCCTTACGTGGAGATGGTGAGGATTAACCTGGGATACTCAGCTTGCAGAGCTGGGAGccaatgtgatgtagtggttagagacgATCAGGAAAACCCAGCTCCAAATCCATGCTCAGCCAGGGAAGTTGCTGGGTGTCCTTAATCAGGGGTGGGCTAGACCCCCAAGATCCACTAGACCCCCAAGATCCACCAATCAGAGCCAGGTGCCAAAGGCATAATAGGTGGAATTAAAGAACAGAGggcctctgagcacattctgagaCTAGTTGTGTTTATTACcggaactgaactgagctcacaatcctttcacacaaaaacCCTCTCCTGGTCAGCTTTCTTCCTTTCAGTAGCCTAATTTTGGTGAAAGAAAGAAGTTGTTTTGTGGTTGTGCACATCCAGCAGATCAGAATGAGGTGAGAAAGGCTGACTGTCCCTGGATGCTATCAGCACCAATCCATTTCCCCAGAGGGATAACTGATTATTACTCAATCCAAAATTCCCATTTTTCACATGCTGTTCAGCAACTACTTGATCTACCAGTGCATCTGTTCTTTAGTTTTTGTCCCTTTGCTATTTACGTTAACTAGGGATGGAGCTGTTAGAAGGTGGagaccaataacatctggagggccacaggttccccatccctggctttaaCTGTCCCTCTCCCCACTACAGTTTTGTAGGCTGTAATCTTGAAcgtacttactagggagtaagccccattggtcATAGTGGCACTTGCTTCTCATTCAATTGGTTTGTAAGACACCATTAACCCCTCAGTGATGTATCGTAGCTATTACATTAACACTACTTAAGAGtttctctatctttgcagctgTCAGCTCTTTAGGGAATGTAGAGCAAGGGAATCCAGACAATCCTTCCCGCACAGAGATGCTGGAGAGCGTTCTTCCAGACAAGATTGAGGCTGCAAAACCACTCCACTCTGCAGAAGAGATGGTGGAAATTCCTCCAAAGAATAGCAGGGCTCCCGATGTGCCTTTGCAGATGTCCCATGGGAGTGAATGGAAGACAGGTGCTTTGGGTGCATGTGGCTTTGGGGAAACCAACAGCTCCCCACTGCGCCATTTTCTCTGGGGAGAAGAGATGTCAGGGGTCCCTAACCCACACAGTTCCCCTTTGGGCAGGAACAGGGTGTCCATTACATCCTATCATCAGGAAAAGCGCTTCTGGAATTCTGGCTTCACTCTTTCTGCTGAGAGACATAGGTCCAGCAGTGCATCTCCTCACTCCTCCTGCTTGGATGAGTTCAAGACTGCAGCCCTGGCTGCAAATAACTTGAGCAAACCatctcagtgggacagtggagaATCAGAGATTATGGCTGCTGAAGAAACTGCTCTTAACGGGGAGGCCGCCTCTGACGCCAAACAGTTCTACTGGGATGGTGGAAAGCTAGAATCTTTTGGCTCCAAATTGGTGCCTGCTGGATCCTCTGAGGACGACGACCCTGCGGTCCTAGCCATGTTCCATACTGTGGCCAACAGCCGCTTAGCTGTACGGAGCCAACAAAAGGATGAGCCGGATTTCATGCCTGCACAGAAGTTGGCTATCTTACGGGATCTGTATCACACTAAGCCCCTGGTCTTCCTGGAGCGATTCCGAACAGTCCTCCGAGAAGAACATTTGCCTTGCTTTCACCATCTCTCTGGTAGTTATGAGGCAGACTTCTACTGCACCGAAGTGCGCAGGGCTGGCCTGGGCAAAACCCGCCACACCCGGGTGCGGAACAAGCGCTATGCAGCTCTGCAGCAGCTCATCAGAGGTACCGGACCTTAATTCCTGGTTCCATGTTCTGCTTTGGAAGGGATTAAAAGTCTGTTGGgtagcatgaggaggaggagggagatggaaCCAGGATGCCTGGGCTCCATCCCTGGTCTTGCCGCTGGTCTGTGgggctctctctctttccctctccctgttTCCTCTTTGGTTCCTGTTCTGTTGCCTCCCTTCTGGTGAGGGCGACCAAATCTTCAGCCATTTGACCTGCAGAAGTTAGTAGGTGCTGATGCTTCTTTCCATTTGGAGCCGGAGTTGCAGCCTTGTACTAGAATAGcatggaaggactgtagctcagtggtggagcatctgccttgaacgCAGCAGGTCCTGGGTTCGTGCctgagcatctccaggtagggctgggacagaattCCTGACTGTAAGCCTGGAGAcacttgctgccagtcagtgtagacagtgctgtgcTAGCTGGATCAATGAGTATAAGGCTGTTTCCTATGTTTCTTTTGAAAATAAGAAACAGTTTCTagcctgtaatttttttttttagcctgaTAAGGGCTGGCTGTGAAGGAGGTGAAGCCTCCTTCTCTGTGGCCAACTTGGCAAGACAGGCTACTGGCCTCTTAGAAGGCATTGCGTTTTTAATAACCTGCTATCGAGTGGACTGGTGGAGGAGCGCTAGAGTGGGCAGCTAACACAGAAACCAAGTGAGCTGTCAGAGGATGGGCAGAGCGATCTGTGTGTCCTCTGTCAGCCCTCTTGCTCTCCCACATGGAATTCTTGAATGCATATGGGCTACCAGGACAGTGCTTAAGCGCAAGTCCGTAGTGTAACACAGCAACTGACAACACACTTCTTTGCTTTTTTACTccagtcccactgtattcagtggggcttattccccagTAAGCGAGTGTAGGATTGCGGTGTTGAGAGACTGAGCAACAGATGAGGAAGTCCTCGGTTTGAATCGCATCTCTGCCATGAACGCCCTAGATGGCCTTTTGCACGCTAcacattctcattctctctctctcagcggaTCCTCCCCTCTGCAGCAGGGGGACCACaatactgacctacctcacagggttgttttaagGATTACAGCAAGATGGTgtctgtgaagcactttgaatagTCTAAACATATTAAAGAAGTACTGTATAAAGATGAAATAATCATGCCGCTGTTATGCTGTGAGAAAAGCTTCACATCTAACAACAGCTCGATCTGCAGAAACCAGCTGGTGAAGCAGCTTTTATGGCATGGAGACAAGCACAGTCACCTGGCTAAAGCCTACTGATTCAGGCTCCTGAGGCTGTGTTTTTTTTTGCTTGCCATCTATCTTTTACTGGATTTGCACCTGATTCATGCCTAATGTCAGTGAGTCAGTtttctgttaaaggcacagaggcAGGGCTCGTAAAAAAGATGGCAACAGTATGTCCGATTCTCTAAGAAAGGGACCTTCCATATAAAATCAAAAACTAAAAAGAATATATTGTGTGTTCAGTTTCATGTATATTGTTAACATAAAATCAGTAAGAATACATCAGGCTGGCGCCCCAGGTCAGCCAGCAACTCGCCTTCTTTCTCTGTCGGTACTGTTACAGCATCCACTTGGCTTGACTTGGCACCTTGGGCTGATCTCCTCCACCGGTGCTGGCTGGCCATGGAGTGATCCAGACTTggaggaggcaggctggctgccacagAGCTGAGGAAAAGCTAAGCAGGATCCTTGTTAGTCAAGAACATGAGAGATGCTGAGGCAGGAGCTCCGGAAGGGGAGAGACTTGGAGGAGCTGCCGCTTTCCTGAGACCCCTTGCTCCAGGCCCGGCAGCCCAGAATCCAGGACAGGCCTTCATGAAGCTGGGACATGTTGCCCTGAGCTGAGGAGGAGACGCCCTCCCCATACTCTAGGGCaaggatgtggccctccagatgtccttggactcccagctcccatcatcctcagccagcttggccagtggacaggaatgatgggagttggccctccagattttgttgaatgGCCACTCGCACCATccctggccaagctggctgaggatgatgggagttggagtccaacaacacctggaaggccccAGATTCCACCTCCCTGCTCTTAGGTTTTGCAGGACTAAAATACTGGAAGGGTGGGGGCGAGGCAGGGGGAGATGGGCCCTCGATGACCCTTGTTTGAGGGTGAACCTCACCTCCTGGATAAACAGAAACTCGGCAAGCAAGCTCTTTCTGGCCTCTCTGCATGCTTTCTGGAAATGGTGGCTGGGGGACTGCAGAGCCACTCTCCTCcaaggaagctgcagccgccttGTTCCCCAGAGCTCGTGGCTGTAGGCCCTCGTGGTAGCCGTTTCTCTCTGCTGCCTGCAGGTGGGGAATACTTCAGCGATGAGCAGATGCGTTGCCGGGACCCGCTCCTTTACGAACAGTACATCGGGCAATACCTGAGCGACGAGGAGTTGCA of Rhineura floridana isolate rRhiFlo1 chromosome 15, rRhiFlo1.hap2, whole genome shotgun sequence contains these proteins:
- the CCDC97 gene encoding coiled-coil domain-containing protein 97 isoform X1, which translates into the protein METGGNDPLEPLSPAVSSLGNVEQGNPDNPSRTEMLESVLPDKIEAAKPLHSAEEMVEIPPKNSRAPDVPLQMSHGSEWKTGALGACGFGETNSSPLRHFLWGEEMSGVPNPHSSPLGRNRVSITSYHQEKRFWNSGFTLSAERHRSSSASPHSSCLDEFKTAALAANNLSKPSQWDSGESEIMAAEETALNGEAASDAKQFYWDGGKLESFGSKLVPAGSSEDDDPAVLAMFHTVANSRLAVRSQQKDEPDFMPAQKLAILRDLYHTKPLVFLERFRTVLREEHLPCFHHLSGSYEADFYCTEVRRAGLGKTRHTRVRNKRYAALQQLIRGGEYFSDEQMRCRDPLLYEQYIGQYLSDEELQALGSCQLEASCSLSGVLLDSYQEQVIQRRLQVQQEQEEACEEEEEEDGDDEGKASDPDMDEWVPDQEEKAFLREEFTSRMYQRFLDGKDGDFNYSEVDENPDFDNLDIVSRDEEERYFDGEEPEDADAMEAE
- the CCDC97 gene encoding coiled-coil domain-containing protein 97 isoform X2, which encodes MLESVLPDKIEAAKPLHSAEEMVEIPPKNSRAPDVPLQMSHGSEWKTGALGACGFGETNSSPLRHFLWGEEMSGVPNPHSSPLGRNRVSITSYHQEKRFWNSGFTLSAERHRSSSASPHSSCLDEFKTAALAANNLSKPSQWDSGESEIMAAEETALNGEAASDAKQFYWDGGKLESFGSKLVPAGSSEDDDPAVLAMFHTVANSRLAVRSQQKDEPDFMPAQKLAILRDLYHTKPLVFLERFRTVLREEHLPCFHHLSGSYEADFYCTEVRRAGLGKTRHTRVRNKRYAALQQLIRGGEYFSDEQMRCRDPLLYEQYIGQYLSDEELQALGSCQLEASCSLSGVLLDSYQEQVIQRRLQVQQEQEEACEEEEEEDGDDEGKASDPDMDEWVPDQEEKAFLREEFTSRMYQRFLDGKDGDFNYSEVDENPDFDNLDIVSRDEEERYFDGEEPEDADAMEAE